Proteins from one Pontibacter korlensis genomic window:
- a CDS encoding M1 family metallopeptidase yields MRLYNRFLLGLGLTGSLYLASCSSTTTNDNETMTTEQSAMERTSNDVHSFAKPAEAVAKHLDLNIDVNFDQKVLSGTASYLIENKTGTDQIIFDTRGLQIEKVFLGDSNEETTFELGDEKEFLGRPLTVKIKPDTKKVTILYQTSADAAALQWLNPQQTAGKKHPFLFTQSQAILARTWIPIQDSPGIRITYNAQVKVPKELLAVMSAENPVEKNATGVYTFEMKQPIPSYLMALSVGDLAFREIGPQTGIYAEPATIEAAAYEFAEMDKMLVAAEKIYGKYRWERYDLLVLPPSFPFGGMENPRLTFVTPTVLAKDRSLTSLIAHELAHSWSGNLVTNATWNDFWLNEGFTVYFERRIMEEIYGKEYADMLNVLGYQDLESTLNDIGAESKDTHLKLDLEGRDPDEGLTDIAYEKGNFFLQNIEKAVGRERFDEFVNNYFNTFAFQSTDTDKFLNFLRSELIKGDEALAEQINIEGWVYSPGLPEGFEAPTSTRFANVEEACQSWKNGEPAAKLNTKDWSSHEWLHFIRMLPENMTQQQMAELDKAFNFTNSGNSEVLAAWFIHAIRNNYTRADKALETFLTNVGRRKFLVPIYKALTATPEGKKKALAIYAKARPNYHAVSTVTLDEMLK; encoded by the coding sequence ATGAGACTATATAACCGTTTTCTTCTTGGTTTGGGCCTGACAGGCAGTTTATACCTTGCCTCCTGCTCATCTACCACCACAAACGACAATGAAACTATGACAACAGAACAAAGTGCCATGGAACGTACTTCAAACGACGTCCATAGCTTTGCCAAGCCAGCAGAGGCCGTAGCCAAACACCTGGACCTGAACATCGATGTGAACTTTGACCAAAAAGTACTCAGCGGCACCGCTTCTTACCTTATCGAAAACAAAACCGGTACAGACCAGATTATCTTCGATACACGAGGGCTTCAGATTGAAAAGGTTTTTTTGGGAGATAGTAACGAGGAAACAACTTTTGAACTGGGTGATGAGAAAGAGTTTCTGGGACGTCCTCTTACTGTTAAGATCAAGCCAGATACTAAAAAGGTAACCATACTGTATCAAACATCTGCGGATGCCGCCGCTCTGCAGTGGCTGAACCCACAGCAAACAGCGGGCAAAAAGCACCCGTTCCTGTTCACGCAGTCTCAAGCTATACTTGCCCGTACCTGGATTCCTATTCAGGACAGCCCGGGCATCCGAATTACCTACAATGCGCAGGTAAAAGTACCTAAGGAACTGCTGGCTGTAATGAGTGCTGAGAACCCGGTGGAGAAGAATGCAACCGGCGTTTATACTTTCGAAATGAAGCAACCGATTCCGTCGTACCTGATGGCACTGTCGGTAGGTGACCTTGCGTTCCGGGAAATAGGTCCGCAAACTGGTATCTATGCGGAACCCGCCACCATTGAAGCAGCGGCATATGAATTTGCTGAAATGGATAAAATGCTGGTAGCCGCAGAAAAGATTTATGGCAAGTATCGCTGGGAACGGTATGATTTGCTCGTGCTTCCTCCTTCCTTCCCTTTTGGAGGTATGGAAAACCCCCGCCTCACTTTCGTGACGCCAACAGTGTTGGCTAAAGACCGTTCTCTCACCAGCCTAATTGCGCATGAGCTGGCGCACAGCTGGAGCGGCAACCTGGTTACCAATGCCACCTGGAATGATTTCTGGCTAAACGAAGGCTTTACAGTCTACTTTGAGCGCCGTATTATGGAGGAGATTTATGGCAAAGAGTATGCTGACATGCTCAACGTGCTTGGGTATCAGGATCTTGAAAGCACTCTCAACGACATTGGTGCAGAAAGTAAAGACACCCATCTGAAGTTGGACCTGGAGGGACGCGATCCGGATGAAGGCTTAACTGACATAGCCTACGAGAAAGGTAATTTCTTTCTGCAGAACATTGAAAAAGCAGTGGGGCGTGAAAGATTTGACGAGTTTGTAAATAACTACTTCAACACCTTTGCCTTCCAAAGCACAGATACTGATAAGTTCCTGAACTTCCTGCGCTCAGAACTGATAAAGGGAGACGAGGCGCTAGCTGAACAAATCAACATTGAGGGCTGGGTATACTCTCCAGGTTTGCCTGAAGGATTTGAAGCACCGACCAGTACGCGATTTGCCAATGTGGAAGAAGCTTGCCAAAGCTGGAAAAATGGTGAGCCAGCGGCAAAGCTTAACACCAAAGACTGGTCGAGCCATGAATGGCTGCACTTTATTCGCATGCTCCCAGAGAACATGACCCAGCAGCAAATGGCTGAATTAGACAAGGCATTTAACTTCACCAACTCTGGCAATTCCGAAGTGTTGGCGGCCTGGTTCATTCATGCTATTCGCAACAACTACACAAGGGCAGATAAAGCGTTAGAAACGTTCCTTACCAATGTTGGCCGCCGCAAGTTCCTTGTGCCGATTTACAAGGCACTAACTGCCACACCGGAAGGCAAGAAAAAGGCACTGGCTATTTATGCCAAAGCCCGTCCTAACTACCATGCGGTATCAACAGTTACCTTAGACGAAATGCTCAAGTAG
- a CDS encoding ferritin-like domain-containing protein has product MKLNNLKDLMIHEMKDIYNAEQQITKALPKMMEACSSDKLRQAFEEHLRVTENQIQRLDRVFDSIGEKPTGEKCKAMEGIIRECEMMMSENADSTVMDAALIACAQRVEHYEIAAYGTVCAYAKQLGMDEALEQLHTTLEEEKATDERLSMMAEEAINQRAER; this is encoded by the coding sequence ATGAAACTAAACAACTTAAAGGATCTGATGATCCACGAGATGAAAGACATCTACAATGCTGAGCAGCAGATTACCAAGGCGCTTCCTAAAATGATGGAAGCTTGCTCTTCTGACAAACTGAGACAAGCTTTTGAGGAGCACCTGCGTGTAACAGAAAATCAGATTCAGCGACTTGACAGGGTGTTCGATTCTATTGGCGAGAAACCTACCGGTGAGAAGTGTAAAGCCATGGAAGGAATCATCAGAGAATGTGAGATGATGATGAGTGAGAATGCTGACTCTACTGTGATGGACGCAGCGCTTATTGCCTGTGCACAGCGAGTGGAGCACTATGAGATTGCTGCCTATGGTACAGTATGTGCCTATGCGAAACAGCTAGGTATGGACGAAGCTCTGGAGCAACTACACACAACACTAGAGGAAGAGAAAGCAACAGATGAGCGTCTCAGCATGATGGCTGAAGAGGCTATTAACCAACGAGCTGAACGATAA
- a CDS encoding cyanophycinase, translating to MEIPKGKLIAVGGNEDKGSYPNPKSKKKYYLDFFELGILKRFLKEIPTKNPHIEVVTTASMIPEEVGERYTSAFGILGVENVQLMHIRNEEDAKNPDYMERVKQCDGIMFSGGDQSRITRMFLNTEILDLLKSRYINENFVLAGTSAGAMAMSKEMIKGGSAPESLLRGAVKMGQGLNLLEGVIIDTHFVVRGRFGRLMEAVVTHPKSIGIGLGEDTGVLITEGHMIETIGSNLVVIVDGHEVKYTNVKEVEAGRPVAIDHMVMHVLAKGNLYDINSRTFYQSEEAYKHAQLTAEVNKV from the coding sequence GTGGAGATACCTAAAGGAAAACTTATTGCAGTAGGTGGAAACGAAGACAAAGGCAGTTACCCAAACCCCAAATCTAAAAAGAAGTATTATCTCGACTTCTTTGAGTTAGGTATCCTTAAACGTTTCCTGAAGGAGATCCCCACTAAAAACCCACATATAGAAGTAGTTACCACAGCCTCTATGATTCCGGAAGAGGTTGGTGAGCGTTATACCAGCGCCTTTGGTATTTTGGGTGTAGAAAACGTGCAGTTAATGCACATCCGCAACGAGGAAGACGCTAAAAATCCAGATTACATGGAACGCGTGAAGCAATGTGATGGCATCATGTTTAGCGGTGGTGACCAGTCCCGCATTACCAGGATGTTTCTGAATACGGAGATTCTGGATTTGCTTAAAAGCCGTTACATAAACGAAAATTTTGTGTTAGCCGGAACCAGTGCTGGCGCGATGGCCATGTCTAAAGAAATGATAAAGGGCGGTAGTGCGCCGGAGTCGCTATTACGTGGAGCTGTCAAAATGGGTCAGGGGCTCAACCTGTTGGAAGGGGTAATAATAGATACTCACTTTGTTGTACGCGGTAGGTTTGGCCGTTTGATGGAAGCCGTGGTGACTCACCCCAAATCCATTGGCATCGGGCTTGGAGAAGATACAGGCGTACTGATAACAGAAGGCCATATGATCGAAACAATTGGCTCAAACCTGGTGGTCATAGTAGACGGGCATGAGGTAAAATATACTAATGTGAAAGAAGTTGAAGCAGGACGACCTGTGGCAATAGATCATATGGTGATGCACGTGCTAGCCAAAGGCAACCTCTACGACATTAACTCGCGCACCTTTTACCAGAGCGAAGAAGCATACAAGCATGCTCAGTTAACTGCCGAGGTGAATAAAGTCTAA
- a CDS encoding HAD family hydrolase, translating to MNKKALILDLDNTIYPVPSIGDELFKPLFDLITDCGEYKGEFEEIKKDMMRIPFQKVAKKYEFSEQLTEKGDQLLKDLTYDKEMSPFEDYATIRDISCKKFLVTTGYTKMQQSKVDRLGLEKDFDEVHIVDPSISGKTKKDIFKDILDRHGFDATDVLVVGDDPESEIKAGKELGIDTVLYTKNVTKTEGQSISDFSQLKEFL from the coding sequence ATGAATAAAAAAGCGCTTATCCTAGATCTCGACAACACCATTTACCCCGTTCCGTCTATAGGTGACGAATTGTTCAAGCCCCTTTTTGACCTAATTACTGATTGCGGAGAGTATAAAGGTGAGTTTGAGGAGATAAAAAAGGACATGATGAGAATACCTTTTCAGAAAGTGGCTAAAAAGTACGAGTTCAGCGAGCAGCTGACAGAAAAAGGGGATCAGTTGTTAAAAGATCTGACTTATGACAAAGAAATGTCTCCTTTTGAAGACTACGCTACTATCAGAGATATTTCCTGTAAAAAATTTTTGGTCACTACCGGCTATACTAAAATGCAGCAAAGCAAAGTAGATAGGTTAGGCCTGGAAAAAGACTTTGACGAAGTACACATAGTAGACCCAAGCATTTCAGGTAAGACCAAGAAAGATATTTTCAAAGATATACTTGACCGTCATGGCTTTGATGCTACCGATGTGCTAGTGGTAGGTGATGATCCTGAATCAGAGATAAAAGCAGGCAAGGAATTAGGTATAGATACTGTACTGTACACCAAGAATGTCACAAAAACCGAAGGGCAAAGCATATCCGATTTCAGCCAACTGAAAGAGTTTTTGTAG